The sequence below is a genomic window from Acetobacter vaccinii.
GCAGGCCAGAAAGCCTTTCATGTCGCTGCTGCCACGCCCATACAGGCGGTCCTCATGCTCGGTCAGGCAGAAGGGGTCGGTGCTCCAGGGCTGGCCTTCCACTGGCACCACATCACTATGCCCGGACAGCACAATACCGCCGGGCGTATCCGGCCCAATGCTGGCCAGCAGGTTATAGCGCCCGGCCTCCGCCCCCGGCACACGCAAAAAGCGCGCACCCAGTGGTTCAAGAAAAGCACATACCCAGTCAATCAAGTCCACATTGTCCGTGCGGGACAGGGTTTTAAAACCGACCAGCCGGGCCAGAATGTCCTCAACCCCGGCAGAGGACGGCGGGGTCATGCCCCTGCCGCCAGGATCATGCTGGCCGCTTTATCACCGATCATCATGCTCGGAGCATTGGTATTGCCGCTAATCAGCTTGGGCATGATGGACGCATCAGCCACGCGCAGGCCCTCAATCCCCCGCACCTTCAGTTCCGGTGTCACTACGCTACGGTCATCACTGCCCATGCGGCAGGTGCAGGTCGGGTGGAACACCGTACTGGCCGAAGCCCGGATATAGGCCAGCAGGTCCTCATCCGACTGGATCTCGGGGGCTGGTGCCATTTCCTTGCCCCGTATGCCATCAAAGGCCGGAGCACGCAGGATACGGCGGGCCAGCTTCAGCCCCTCCAGCAGCACCTGCCCGTCCCGCTCGTCGGACAGGAAGTTGAAGTCTATATCCACCTCGCGGCTGCCATCCCGCCGCAGGCTGATCTGCCCCCGGCTGTAAGGACGCAGCACACAGGTATGCAGGGCAAACCCATGCCCCCATTCAAACAGACGCCCCCGATGGCTGCGATAGCCGGGCACGAAATGGAACTGGATATCGGGCACGCCCTGGGCGTAACGGGTGGAGGCAAAGCCGCCTGCTTCCACATAGTTTGTGGTCAGCCAGCCTTTGCGTTGCAGGGCATACCGCAAGGGCGCTGGCAGCACAGACGCCAAAGACCCCCGTGAAAACCCAAGGGTGGAGGGTGAATCCGAACGCAGGGTGACCAACCCGTCCAGATGGTCCTGCAGGTTGTAGCCAACCTCCGGCAGGTCCGCCACAACCGGCACACCTGCCGCCATAAGGTCCTGCGCGTTGCCAATACCCGACGCCATGAGAATATGCGGGGAGCCAATAGCCCCGGCACTCAGCACGGTTTCCCGCGTGGCGCGCAGCACATTAAAGCGGCCATCCTGCTCGATGGTAACGCCCGTCACACGCCGCCCGTCCGTAACAAGCGAGATCACACGGCAGCCTGTCAGCACATGCAGGTTGGGCCGCGACTTGACCGGGGCAACAAACGCCCCATACGCGCTCAGCCGCCTGCCGTTCTTCTGCGTGACATTGTAAATGCCCACACCATCCAGCCGGGCGGCATTAAAATCCGTGCTGGCCTGTAGGCCCACTTCCTCCGCCGCGCGCACAAACAGGTCGGAAACACCCAGCGGATCACGCGGGCGGTCCACTATCAGTTCCCCTCCGGTGCCATGGTACGCCGGGTCCTGACCTAGGCGATTGTCCTCCTCCGCGCGGAAGAAGGGCAGAACCGCGTCATACCCCCAGCCGGGGCAGCCCATGGCCTCCCACGCGTCATAATCTTCCCGCGCGCCACGGATGTAGATCATGCTGTTCATGGCGGACGACCCGCCCAGCGTGCGCCCACGCGGAACGTGAATGCGCCGCCCGTTCAGGTTTTTTTGCGGTACGGAATAGTACTGGTACGCATATTTGCGGCTTTTATAGAGGGAGATTGTGCCCGCAGGCACATGGATACGTGGCGTGTTGTCCGGCCCCCCGGCCTCCAGAAGGGCCACCTGCGTGCCGGGGTTTGCACTCAGCCTGTTGGCCAGCACGCACCCGGCCGACCCTGCCCCTACGATGATATAGTCGAATTCGACCGGAAACGTTGTCATGCCCTTATCCTCCCTCTGTAGGTTCAGCCCGCGTTACGCACCAACGACTGGGCGGCCCGTTCGTGCCGCATCAGCCACAGATAAAACGCTGTCACAAACACCAGCCCGACAATCCAGGAAATATCGGCACCATTCAGCAGCTTTGCTACCGGGCCTGTGTAAAGGCTGTTGGAAACAAACGGGATCTGCACAAGAATACCAAACACATAGGCCGCCAGCGCAGGCCAGCAGTAGCGGCCATACACACCACCATCCACGCGGAAGAAGGAATCCACGTCGTATTCCCCATGCCGCACCAGGTAGAAGTCGGCCAGATTGATGGCTGTCCACGGCACCATGACATAGAGCAGCAGCAGAATAAAGTTTGTATAGGTTTCAAGGAAGTTTGCTTCCGCACCCAGTGCTATCAGCAGCGAACAGCCACACAGGAACACCGCCGTGCCCGCCCGCCCGACATGCCCCGCCCGCCATGATGGCAGCAGAGTCTGCACCACGGTAATGGCCGACAGCGCCCCGCAATACAGGTTCATGGCGTTGGTGGCCGCAATACCCAGCGACAGTGCAGGGATGATAAAGACCGCAAGAGGCCCGACCTGCGTTGTCAGCGTTGTCACCACATCGCCCCCTCCGGCAATGCCGCCCAGCAGCGCCCCCAGCACCATGGGAAAGACCGACCCCAGAACACACCCGGCATAGCTGGCCCAGAACGCCTGTGTGCTGCCCGTACCCGGCGGCAGATAGCGCGAATAGTCAGACACATACGGCGCATAGGCAATCTGCCACAGGGCCGCGGTGGACATAGCGCCCAGAAAGCCCGACGCCGTAAAGTCACCATGGGCCAGTGTTGCGGCGGAAACCCCATTAACACCCAGAATCCAGATAAAGCACAGCAGCAGCGCAACGCCCGACACCAGCGTGAGCAAACGGGTATAGGCGTGGATCAGGTCATGCCCGTAAATGGTGGCGGCAAGGCTGATTGCTGCCAGCAACAAGATACAGCCTTTTTCTGGCACAGCGGTCACAACGCTATGCAACGACTGCCCCCCAAGCACCAGGTTGGAGGCAAAAAAGCCCACATACATGACAACCACAAGGCAGATGACCGCCATAGCGCCGATAGAGCCAAACTGGCCGCGTGTCTGCACCATCTGCGGCACACCAAGCTGCGGCCCCTGGGCGGCATGCAGGGCCATGAACAGCCCCCCCACCATATTGCCCAGCACCACTGCCAGCAGCGCAGGCCAGAAGGAAAGGCCAAACACGGTCGTGGACAGCGCGCCGGTAATAATGGTCAGCATCATGATGTTGGAGCCAAACCAGACCGTAAACAGGTCACGCGGGCTGCCATGCCGCTGGTCCAGCGGGATCTGGTAAATGGTGTGGGCTTCTGGCCCCCGGCTGTTTGGCACGTCTGTCATGGTTTTTACCTCTCCCTTGCTTCGGGCAAAAACTGTGCCCTTGGGCACGATGTCGGGGGACTGACCCCATTATTGCGTTATCGCAACATAGCAGGCACGGCAGGGCGCGCCCCCGCCACCCCGCCCCAAGCAGGGCGGCGGGGATGCTGCTTACTGACGCTCGGCGATGATATCCACCTCGATCAGCCATTCCGGCCGCGCAAGGGCAACAACCACAAGGCCGGTAAAGACCGGGAACACGCCTTTCATACGGCGGCCCAGCACCCGGTAGGCTGTCTCACGGTAGCGGATGTCGGTCAGGTAGACCACGACCTTGCAGATATCCTGCAAGCTGGACTCTGCTTCTTTCAAAAGCAGTTCGATATTGTCCATAATTTTTTCGGCCTGGGCTTCCGGGTCGCCCACACCCACATTCACGCGCGTATCCAAATCCTGCGCGACCTGGCCGCGCAGGTAAATGGTGTTGCGGGTCACCACCGCCTGGCACAGGTCGTTGTCCAGCGCCTGCTCGGGGTAGGTGTCCTTGGTATTGAAGGGACGGAGTCTTTTATGTGCCATTCTCAGAATATCTCCCTCTCGCCTGCCTGTTTCAGGAATACTGGTGCAGGCAGTTGCTATCTCGGAACGAATACCGCCAGCCGCTTCCCCTGTGTTCCTTCCCGTTACGGTAAAACATCCCCGGCATCAGAAAAAATAGGGAATAACGATGCTTTACCTCGGAAAAAGAAAACATGCCCCGCGCAGCTTTTCCCACAGCTTACTCATCCCCCGGCACACCGTAGGACGGGGCTGCAACCGGGTTAAGGCAACGGGTTACATAGTCATGCATCTGGGGTTGCCAGACGGCCCACAGCTCGGCCAGCGCCTGCACCGGGGCATCGGCCCAGTCCACCCGCAAGTCTGCCAGTGGCCAAGCCTGCGTATCCACCACCACCAGCCCGGCTGAACGTACGGGCCCGGCCTCCCCTCCGGCGGCAAGCCCTGCCTGCATGGCCGCAATCACCCGTGCCCCCAGTTCCTGCGACGGGTCGCTGGTTTCAAACGCCTGTACAATGGCCTGCGGCACACCGTCATGCGCCAGCAGGTTACCCGCCGACACGGCACCATGGCCCTCGTAAAACGCATGCACACCCAGCGCCTGCGGGCCAGACCACTGGGCAACGCCGCCTTTGGCGTCCACCAGGGTCATTTGCCGATAGTCGGCAAAACTACAGGACTGCACAATAATATCACGCGCCTGCATGGCCGTGGCACCAGACTGCATAAGGTCCAGCGCCCATGGCCCCAGGCGTGGGTCTGTCACATTCTGGGTGGTCACCGCCCCCACACCAGCCCGCGCAAACGCACACCGCGCCGCAACACTGGGGGAGGAGGAAGAAACAGCCACGGCAAACTGGCCTGTGCGGTCACAGCGCGCAACAAGGGAAAATGTCATGCGTTTTCTCCTTATTTTTAAAAACTGATCCAGCGCGTTTTCAGCGCTGTATAACTTTCCAGCGCATGGGCGGAAAGATCACGCCCATAGCCCGACTGCTTCATCCCGCCAAAAGGCAGGTTAGGTGCCAGAGCATCCACCGTGTTGACCGAAACTGTCCCGGCCTGCAAAGCCTGACTGACACGCAGGGCGCAGCCCAGATCGTGGGTCCAGACCGAGGCCGCCAGCCCGTAAATACTGTCATTGGCCAGGCGAATGGCCTCCTCCTCCGTGCTGAAACGGGTAATGGCCAGAACAGGACCAAAAATTTCCTCACGGAACAGCACGCTTTCTGGGGCAACATGGTCAAAAATAGTGGGGGTTACATAACAGTTCCCCGGCCCGATACTGGTGCGGGTGCCCCCGCACAGCAGTGTTGCCTCGGCCTTGCCGCGTGCAATAAAATCCATCACGCGTGCTGTGTGGGTGCTGTCCACCAGCGCCCCCATGCGGCTTTGCGACAGCAGGGGGTTGCCCGGCTGCCAGCCTGCGGCTTCCTCCAGCAGCAGAGCGATAAAACGCTCGGCTATGCTGTCCTGCACCAGCAGGCGGGCATTGGCCGAGCAGACCTCCCCCTGGTTGAAGAAGATGCCGCCAGCAGCCCGTACGGCAGCCTGTTTCAGATCCGCGCAGCTTTCAAAAACCAGATTGGCACTTTTACCGCCACATTCGGGCCAGACCTGCTTGAGGTTGGACTCGGCCGCATACCGTAAAAAGCGTTTGCCTGTCGCTGTGGAGCCCGTAAAGGCCAGCACGTCCACATCCATATGCAGGCCCAGTGCCTGACCAACATCCTCCCCCGTTCCGGGCACGACATTGAGCGCACCGGCAGGCAGGCCTGCCTGCAAGGCAAGCTGCCCAAGCCGGATGGCGCTCAGGCTGGACTGCTCGGCGGGCTTGAGCACGACGGAGTTCCCGGCCGCCAGAGCGGGGGCGCATTTCCAGCTTGCGGTATCCAGCGGGAAGTTCCACGGCACCACTGCCGCCACAACCCCCAGCGGCACGCGCTCGATCAGGGCCAGCGTGCCGGGTTCGGTCGGGGCAATTTCCCCATAGGTTTTGTCTATCAGTTCCGCATACCAGCGCCAGACAGCCGCAGCCCCCGGAATGTCCAGTGTCAGCGCGTCCTGATAGGGCTTGCCCATATCCAGACATTCCAGCAGGGCCAGTTCCTCACGGTGTTCCAGCAGCAGATCGGCCAGA
It includes:
- a CDS encoding aldehyde dehydrogenase translates to MAEHDIVSQSGFSRPVVEGRALIGGALRGSVTGRVFPALSPVTGDSLGDVALCGPQDVDDAVQAARQCFVSGVWSRTAPAHRKQVLLRLADLLLEHREELALLECLDMGKPYQDALTLDIPGAAAVWRWYAELIDKTYGEIAPTEPGTLALIERVPLGVVAAVVPWNFPLDTASWKCAPALAAGNSVVLKPAEQSSLSAIRLGQLALQAGLPAGALNVVPGTGEDVGQALGLHMDVDVLAFTGSTATGKRFLRYAAESNLKQVWPECGGKSANLVFESCADLKQAAVRAAGGIFFNQGEVCSANARLLVQDSIAERFIALLLEEAAGWQPGNPLLSQSRMGALVDSTHTARVMDFIARGKAEATLLCGGTRTSIGPGNCYVTPTIFDHVAPESVLFREEIFGPVLAITRFSTEEEAIRLANDSIYGLAASVWTHDLGCALRVSQALQAGTVSVNTVDALAPNLPFGGMKQSGYGRDLSAHALESYTALKTRWISF
- a CDS encoding RidA family protein, encoding MAHKRLRPFNTKDTYPEQALDNDLCQAVVTRNTIYLRGQVAQDLDTRVNVGVGDPEAQAEKIMDNIELLLKEAESSLQDICKVVVYLTDIRYRETAYRVLGRRMKGVFPVFTGLVVVALARPEWLIEVDIIAERQ
- a CDS encoding DUF1028 domain-containing protein, whose product is MTFSLVARCDRTGQFAVAVSSSSPSVAARCAFARAGVGAVTTQNVTDPRLGPWALDLMQSGATAMQARDIIVQSCSFADYRQMTLVDAKGGVAQWSGPQALGVHAFYEGHGAVSAGNLLAHDGVPQAIVQAFETSDPSQELGARVIAAMQAGLAAGGEAGPVRSAGLVVVDTQAWPLADLRVDWADAPVQALAELWAVWQPQMHDYVTRCLNPVAAPSYGVPGDE
- a CDS encoding purine-cytosine permease family protein, which codes for MTDVPNSRGPEAHTIYQIPLDQRHGSPRDLFTVWFGSNIMMLTIITGALSTTVFGLSFWPALLAVVLGNMVGGLFMALHAAQGPQLGVPQMVQTRGQFGSIGAMAVICLVVVMYVGFFASNLVLGGQSLHSVVTAVPEKGCILLLAAISLAATIYGHDLIHAYTRLLTLVSGVALLLCFIWILGVNGVSAATLAHGDFTASGFLGAMSTAALWQIAYAPYVSDYSRYLPPGTGSTQAFWASYAGCVLGSVFPMVLGALLGGIAGGGDVVTTLTTQVGPLAVFIIPALSLGIAATNAMNLYCGALSAITVVQTLLPSWRAGHVGRAGTAVFLCGCSLLIALGAEANFLETYTNFILLLLYVMVPWTAINLADFYLVRHGEYDVDSFFRVDGGVYGRYCWPALAAYVFGILVQIPFVSNSLYTGPVAKLLNGADISWIVGLVFVTAFYLWLMRHERAAQSLVRNAG
- a CDS encoding GMC family oxidoreductase; protein product: MTTFPVEFDYIIVGAGSAGCVLANRLSANPGTQVALLEAGGPDNTPRIHVPAGTISLYKSRKYAYQYYSVPQKNLNGRRIHVPRGRTLGGSSAMNSMIYIRGAREDYDAWEAMGCPGWGYDAVLPFFRAEEDNRLGQDPAYHGTGGELIVDRPRDPLGVSDLFVRAAEEVGLQASTDFNAARLDGVGIYNVTQKNGRRLSAYGAFVAPVKSRPNLHVLTGCRVISLVTDGRRVTGVTIEQDGRFNVLRATRETVLSAGAIGSPHILMASGIGNAQDLMAAGVPVVADLPEVGYNLQDHLDGLVTLRSDSPSTLGFSRGSLASVLPAPLRYALQRKGWLTTNYVEAGGFASTRYAQGVPDIQFHFVPGYRSHRGRLFEWGHGFALHTCVLRPYSRGQISLRRDGSREVDIDFNFLSDERDGQVLLEGLKLARRILRAPAFDGIRGKEMAPAPEIQSDEDLLAYIRASASTVFHPTCTCRMGSDDRSVVTPELKVRGIEGLRVADASIMPKLISGNTNAPSMMIGDKAASMILAAGA